One stretch of Falco naumanni isolate bFalNau1 chromosome 7, bFalNau1.pat, whole genome shotgun sequence DNA includes these proteins:
- the RAG1 gene encoding V(D)J recombination-activating protein 1: protein MSVASQMDLPEEIQHPYTKFSEWKFKLFKVRTFEKTPSDDSQHINKAQAEEVTSTNKEIILHKDEAVPRGEKMELIGSRQALEKDANDMKTEDNKAHQNNLKQLCRICGVSFKTDCYRRSHPVHGPVDDETLWLLRKKEKKATSWPDLIAKVFKIDVRGDVDTIHPTRFCHNCWSIIHRKFSNTLCEVYFPRNSTMDWQPHSPNCDVCHTTKRGVKRKNQPSSAQHGKRMKTVAECARINRAVKNQAQINNKSLMKEIVNCKTIHLSTKLLAVDYPVDFIKSISCQVCEHILADPVETTCRHLFCRTCILKCIKAMGSYCPSCWYPCFPTDLVTPVKSFLNILDNLSIRCPVKECDEEILHGKYSQHLSSHKEMKDRGLYSHINKGGRPRQHLLSLTRRAQKHRLRELKRQVKAFAEKEEGGDIKAVCMTLFLLALRAKNEHRQADELEAIMQGRGSGLHPAVCLAIRVNTFLSCSQYHKMYRTVKAVTGRQIFQPLHALRTAEKALLPGYHPFEWKPPLKNVSTNTEVGIIDGLSGLPHSIDDYPVDTIAKRFRYDAALVCALKDMEEEILEGMKAKNVDDYLNGPFTVVVKESCDGMGDVSEKHGGGPAVPEKAVRFSFTVMNIAIAQGNESKRIFEEVKPNSELCCKPLCLMLADESDHETLTAILSPLIAEREAMKTSELLLEMGGILRTFKFIFRGTGYDEKLVREVEGLEASGSTYICTLCDATRLEASQNLVFHSITRSHAENLERYEIWRSNPYHESVDELRDRVKGVSAKPFIETVPSIDALHCDIGNATEFYRIFQMEIGEVYKNPDVSKEERKRWQLTLDKHLRKKMNLKPMMRMSGNFARKLMSKETVEAVCELIKCEERHEALKELMDLYLKMKPVWRSSCPAKECPELLCQYSYNSQRFAELLSTKFKYRYGGKITNYFHKTLAHVPEIIERDGSIGAWASEGNESGNKLFRRFRKMNARQSKCYEMEDVLKHHWLYTSKYLQKFMNAHKTLKSQGFTIDPENSLGDSLPPEVLESNDSEEL from the coding sequence ATGTCAGTAGCATCACAAATGGACCTGCCTGAAGAAATTCAGCATCCATATACAAAATTTTCTGAATGGAAATTCAAGCTGTTTAAAGTGagaacatttgaaaaaacaccTTCTGATGACAGCCAGCACATAAACAAAGCCCAGGCAGAAGAGGTCACTTCTACAAACAAAGAAATCATACTGCATAAAGATGAAGCAGTGCCGAGAGGAGAAAAGATGGAGTTAATAGGCAGTAGGCAGGCACTTGAGAAAGATGCCAACGacatgaaaacagaagacaataAAGCTCATCAGAACAATCTGAAGCAACTTTGCCGCATCTGTGgagtttcatttaaaactgattGTTACAGGAGGAGTCATCCAGTGCACGGACCAGTGGATGATGAAACTCTGTGGcttctgagaaagaaagagaaaaaagcaaccTCTTGGCCAGATCTTATCGCTAAGGTTTTCAAAATTGATGTGCGAGGAGATGTTGATACTATCCATCCCACTCGATTTTGTCACAATTGCTGGAGTATTATCCATAGAAAATTCAGTAATACTCTATGTGAAGTATACTTTCCAAGGAACAGCACAATGGATTGGCAACCCCACTCCCCAAACTGTGATGTGTGCCACACTACCAAGCGTGGAGTCAAGAGAAAAAATCAGCCATCCAGCGCACAGCATGGCAAACGTATGAAGACCGTTGCAGAATGTGCTCGAATAAACAGAGCTGTAAAGAACCAAGCACAGATAAACAACAAAAGTTTAATGAAAGAGATTGTCAATTGCAAGACTATACATCTCAGCACCAAGCTGCTTGCAGTTGATTACCCAGTAGATTTCATTAAATCCATTTCTTGCCAGGTCTGTGAGCATATTCTGGCAGATCCAGTGGAAACAACATGTAGACACTTGTTTTGCAGAACTTGCATCCTTAAATGTATCAAGGCTATGGGCAGCTATTGCCCATCCTGCTGGTATCCTTGCTTCCCTACTGATCTGGTAACCCCAGTGAAATCCTTCCTGAACATCCTTGATAACCTGAGTATAAGATGCCCTGTAAAGGAATGTGATGAAGAGATCTTGCATGGAAAATATAGCCAACACCTCTCCAGCCACAAGGAGATGAAAGACAGAGGGCTCTACAGCCATATAAATAAAGGTGGTCGCCCAAGGCAGCATCTCCTGTCTCTGACCAGGAGAGCTCAGAAACATCGTCTGAGAGAACTGAAACGTCAAGTCAAGGCTTTTGCTGAGAAAGAAGAAGGCGGTGATATAAAGGCTGTATGCATGACATTGTTCCTGCTAGCTTTAAGAGCAAAAAATGAACACAGACAAGCAGATGAATTGGAGGCTATAATGCAAGGGAGGGGATCTGGACTTCACCCTGCTGTCTGCCTGGCAATCCGAGTCAACACGTTTCTCAGCTGTAGCCAATATCATAAAATGTATAGAACAGTAAAAGCTGTCACTGGGAGGCAGATCTTCCAGCCTTTGCACGCTCTTCGCACTGCTGAGAAAGCCCTTCTACCAGGTTATCATCCATTTGAGTGGAAACCTCCCTTGAAAAATGTATCCACTAACACAGAAGTGGGAATTATAGATGGACTATCAGGATTGCCACACTCAATTGATGACTACCCAGTAGACACAATTGCAAAGAGATTTCGATATGATGCAGCCCTGGTTTGTGCCTTAAAGGACATGGAGGAGGAGATTTTGGAAGgcatgaaagcaaaaaatgtggATGACTATTTGAATGGTCCCTTCACTGTGGTAGTAAAAGAGTCCTGCGATGGAATGGGAGATGTCAGCGAGAAGCACGGAGGTGGGCCTGCTGTCCCAGAGAAGGCCGTTCGCTTTTCTTTCACGGTCATGAACATTGCTATAGCACAAGGGAATGAAAGTAAGAGGATCTTTGAAGAAGTAAAACCCAATTCAGAGTTGTGTTGCAAGCCCTTATGCCTTATGCTGGCTGATGAATCTGATCATGAAACTCTGACGGCAATCCTGAGTCCCCTCATAGCAGAAAGAGAGGCTATGAAAACCAGTGAACTGCTACTTGAAATGGGAGGAATCCTGAGAACATTCAAATTCATCTTTAGGGGTACAGGATATGATGAGAAACTCGTGCGGGAAGTGGAAGGGCTGGAGGCCTCAGGTTCCACGTACATTTGTACCCTGTGCGATGCAACCCGCCTGGAGGCGTCCCAAAATTTGGTCTTCCACTCCATAACCAGGAGCCATGCTGAAAATCTGGAACGATATGAAATATGGAGGTCCAACCCATATCATGAATCTGTTGATGAGCTCCGTGACAGAGTGAAGGGTGTTTCAGCCAAACCTTTCATTGAGACCGTTCCCTCCATAGATGCATTGCACTGTGACATTGGCAATGCAACAGAATTCTACAGGATATTCCAGATGGAGATCGGTGAGGTTTACAAGAATCCTGATGTGTCtaaagaggagaggaagaggtgGCAGTTGACGCTTGACAAACACCTCAGGAAGAAGATGAACTTGAAGCCTATGATGAGGATGAGTGGAAATTTTGCTAGAAAGCTCATGTCCAAAGAGACAGTAGAGGCAGTATGTGAATTAATAAAGTGTGAGGAAAGGCATGAAGCCCTAAAAGAGCTAATGGACCTTTATCTGAAGATGAAGCCAGTGTGGCGATCCTCATGCCCTGCTAAGGAGTGTCCAGAATTGCTGTGCCAGTATAGCTACAATTCACAGCGTTTTGCTGAGCTTCTGTCTACAAAGTTCAAGTACAGATATGGGGGCAAGATTACAAATTATTTCCACAAAACCCTTGCTCATGTTCCTGAAATCATTGAAAGAGATGGGTCCATTGGGGCCTGGGCAAGTGAAGGAAATGAGTCTGGAAACAAACTGTTTAGGAGGTTCCGAAAAATGAATGCCAGGCAGTCCAAATGCTATGAGATGGAGGATGTCCTGAAGCATCACTGGCTATATACCTCTAAGTACCTCCAGAAGTTCATGAATGCTCATAAAACGTTAAAAAGCCAGGGCTTCACTATTGATCCAGAGAACAGTTTAGGTGACTCCTTGCCACCGGAGGTCTTGGAAAGCAATGATTCAGAGGAACTCTAA
- the TRAF6 gene encoding TNF receptor-associated factor 6, with translation MSLLYSSNSCGPRDVESGCCAAMASACSVGAKDDSVSVSSGTGNPPSSFTEETQGYDVEFDPPLESKYECPICLMALREAVQTPCGHRFCKGCIVKSIRDAGHKCPVDNEILLENQLFPDNFAKREILSLTVKCPNKGCSMKMELRHLEDHQSQCDFSTVECPQCQGAFQKNHLKEHMTQECLRRQVCCPNCATSMAFEDKELHDQTCPLANVFCEYCNTVLIREQMPNHYDNDCPTAPVPCFYSAFGCPEKMQRNELARHMQEFTQVHMRMMAQSFQNISVTATNPVPFINGLPFEPALFSHVSHAAYDCNPEVENFRETIQQLEGRLVRQDHQIRELIAKMETQNTHMAELKRTIRNLEGKITEMEAQQCNGIYIWKIENFSGLQKAQEEERPVVMHSPGFYTGKPGYKLCLRLHIQLPNAQRCANFISLFVHTMQGEYDSHLPWPFQGTIRLSILDQSEGPERQNHEEVMEAKPELLAFQRPTIHRNPKGFGYVTFMHLQTLKQRTFIKDDTLLVRCEVLTRLDLNSLRREGFQPRSTDGAM, from the exons ATGAGCTTGCTATATAGTAGTAACAGTTGTGGACCCCGAGACGTGGAAAGCGGCTGCTGTGCAGCCATGGCCAGTGCCTGCAGCGTTGGAGCAAAAGATGACAGCGTAAGCGTCAGCAGTGGAACTGGAAACCCTCCAAGCTCTTTCACAGAGGAAACACAAGGTTATGATGTGGAGTTTGATCCACCCTTGGAAAGTAAATACGAATGTCCAATCTGTTTGATGGCTCTTCGGGAAGCAGTGCAGACACCATGTGGACACCGTTTCTGCAAAGGCTGCATTGTCAAATCAATAAG AGATGCAGGTCACAAATGTCCAGTCGACAATGAAATTCTCCTTGAAAATCAACTTTTTCCTGACAACTTTGCTAAACGGGAAATCCTTTCATTGACGGTTAAGTGTCCCAACAAGGGCTGCAGTATGAAGATGGAGCTGAGGCATTTAGAG GACCACCAGTCGCAGTGTGATTTTTCTACTGTGGAGTGCCCACAGTGCCAAGGAGCCTTCCAGAAGAACCATCTGAAAGAGCACATGACACAGGAGTGTCTGAGGCGTCAAGTCTGTTGTCCAAACTGCGCCACATCTATGGCATTTGAAGATAAAGAG CTTCATGACCAAACCTGCCCACTTGCCAATGTATTTTGTGAATACTGTAACACAGTGCTCATCAGAGAGCAG aTGCCTAACCATTATGACAATGATTGTCCTACTGCCCCAGTGCCATGTTTTTACAGTGCCTTTGGGTGTCCTGAAAAG ATGCAAAGGAATGAACTGGCACGACATATGCAGGAGTTCACTCAGGTTCACATGAGAATGATGGCTCAGAGTTTTCAAAATATCAGTGTTACTGCTACAAATCCTGTACCCTTCATCAATGGCCTACCCTTTGAGCCTGCTCTCTTCTCACACGTGTCACATGCCGCATATGATTGTAATCCAGAAGTTGAAAACTTCAGAGAAACTATTCAGCAGTTGGAAGGTCGTCTGGTAAGGCAAGATCACCAAATCAGAGAACTCATTGCCAAGATGGAGACACAGAACACTCACATGGCAGAACTCAAACGTACTATTCGAAATTTGGAgggaaaaattactgaaatggAGGCGCAGCAATGTAATGGTATTTATATCTGGAAGATTGAGAACTTCAGTGGACTTCAGAaagcccaggaagaagagaGACCTGTTGTGATGCACAGTCCTGGCTTCTATACTGGAAAGCCTGGCTACAAGCTGTGTTTGCGCTTGCATATCCAATTACCAAATGCTCAGCGTTGTGCTAATTTTATCTCTCTGTTTGTCCACACTATGCAAGGAGAGTATGACAGCCATCTGCCTTGGCCTTTCCAAGGCACTATACGACTTTCTATTTTGGATCAGTCAGAAGGCCCTGAAAGGCAGAATCACGAAGAAGTAATGGAAGCCAAGCCAGAGTTACTAGCCTTCCAGAGACCAACAATTCACCGCAATCCAAAAGGTTTTGGTTATGTGACTTTCATGCACCTGCAAACCTTGAAACAAAGAACCTTCATAAAGGATGATACCCTTCTGGTGCGCTGTGAAGTGCTAACTCGTTTGGATTTAAACAGTCTCCGCAGAGAAGGATTTCAGCCTCGCAGTACAGATGGAGCTATGTAG